The Candidatus Nanopelagicales bacterium nucleotide sequence GCATTGTTCACTGGCACCGGTGTGTTGTGGATCGCCGACCAGGCACCCTGGAAAGCCTGGACCACCCAACCGTTGTTGGTGAAGTCACGGGGCCTGAGTTGCTCCGCCTCCTGGATTCGCTCGCTCCATATTCGCTGGCGATCGGATGCCAAGGAATCGAGTCCGATCCGCACGTCGAACTCCCCGTGCAGGACCGCATGACGAATCGCCAGACACCAAAGCACGCAGGCATCACCGGCATCTTCATCGAAGTGGGTCAGCGACCCAACACTGCGAGCGACCCGCGCCAAGGCGGCCGCATCATCAAGGAAGGCCAAAGCCACTGGCGCGGTGCGCATTAGCGATCCATTCCCGGCCGAGCGACCTGTCCGCTCGTGGTGTTGCCGGGCAGCCTCGGTGGCCGCGAGAGCGGTGCCCTGTTTCGACGCAGAGCTGAGCACCGACGCGGTTTGTACCCCTACATCCTTGGAGACTCGTGTCCAGTCAATCCAGCGCCGGACGAGCTGGTCCTGTGTTGAGGCCATGCGCAGGTCCGCACCGGCAGCGAGCTCAGCGATCGCAATCGCCATGGATGTGTCGTCAGTCCACTCCCCTGGTTCAAACCCGAACGGGCCTTCCCCGGTCATGCTGACGGGGACCTCCGGCTCCAATGCTGGACCAAACTCGTAGCCAGCGCCGAGTGCGTCACCGCACGCGGTACCCACCAGAACTCCCGCTATCCGGTCCATCACAACGCTGCTGTATTTGCTCATCTTCGTCCCCGTTCGTTTGCTTGGGACCGAAGCTACGCCGACCGCCCGACAGTTTCAGGGCCACGGCTTGGTGACTGGT carries:
- a CDS encoding ADP-ribosylglycohydrolase family protein: MSKYSSVVMDRIAGVLVGTACGDALGAGYEFGPALEPEVPVSMTGEGPFGFEPGEWTDDTSMAIAIAELAAGADLRMASTQDQLVRRWIDWTRVSKDVGVQTASVLSSASKQGTALAATEAARQHHERTGRSAGNGSLMRTAPVALAFLDDAAALARVARSVGSLTHFDEDAGDACVLWCLAIRHAVLHGEFDVRIGLDSLASDRQRIWSERIQEAEQLRPRDFTNNGWVVQAFQGAWSAIHNTPVPVNNAAKHTYEAQHLQLALEATVRGGNDTDTVAAIAGGLLGARWGVSAVPVEWQRKLHGWPDLRQRDLVRLAIAVADPALEERSLDYDYLRQYSTTTIHPHDSGVILGSVNGLVGASADIDAVVSLCRMDARYRPAGVDDENLIEIWLTDSDDPDGNAHCHFVLSQAAEAVTQLRREGHTVYLHCAAGQSRTPAVAALVGASVKGIKPAMALVEVAAALPDARVNPLFVRLLDELAQ